A DNA window from Vigna angularis cultivar LongXiaoDou No.4 chromosome 1, ASM1680809v1, whole genome shotgun sequence contains the following coding sequences:
- the LOC108331438 gene encoding SKP1-like protein 1A, with the protein MASTKKITLKSSDGEAFEVDEIVALESQTIKHMIEDDCADSGIPLPNVTSKILAKVIEYCKKHVEANSADEKPTEDELKAWDADFVKVDQATLFDLILAANYLNIKNLLDLTCQTVADMIKGKTPEEIRKTFNIKNDFTPEEEEEVRRENQWAFE; encoded by the exons ATGGCATCAACAAAGAAGATCACGCTGAAGAGTTCGGACGGTGAAGCGTTCGAAGTGGATGAGATTGTGGCTCTGGAGTCGCAGACGATAAAGCATATGATAGAGGATGATTGTGCCGACAGCGGAATTCCTCTTCCCAATGTCACAAGCAAGATCCTTGCAAAGGTAATCGAGTACTGCAAGAAGCACGTTGAGGCCAATAGTGCTGATGAAAAGCCTACTGAGGATGAGCTCAAGGCATGGGATGCTGATTTCGTCAAGGTTGATCAGGCCACGCTCTTCGATCTCATTCTG GCTGCGAATTACCTGAATATCAAGAACCTTTTGGACCTTACATGCCAGACTGTAGCTGACATGATAAAGGGGAAGACTCCTGAGGAAATTCGCAAGACTTTTAACATTAAGAATGACTTCACccctgaggaagaagaagaagttcgTAGGGAAAACCAATGGGCGTTTGAATGA